A single genomic interval of Alcaligenes sp. SDU_A2 harbors:
- a CDS encoding methylated-DNA--[protein]-cysteine S-methyltransferase, with amino-acid sequence MFAYVGLRTARFETPLGAMRLVADPQGALLRLDFEEQSVHGLAAQQVAGLVQDPSLLAPVQLQLQDYFEGHRRQFDLPINPQGTEFQRQVWQALRTIPYGQTWTYGQMAEHLGRPKAMRAVGQACGLNPLCVLVPCHRVQGADGGLTGFSSGLHRKATLLDFERRVRATGQGHIHDSLPSQLDLF; translated from the coding sequence ATGTTTGCCTATGTCGGACTGCGTACGGCTCGTTTCGAGACTCCCTTGGGGGCGATGCGTCTGGTGGCGGACCCACAAGGCGCGTTGCTGCGCCTGGACTTTGAAGAGCAGTCCGTTCATGGGCTGGCGGCGCAGCAAGTGGCCGGTCTGGTTCAGGACCCATCGCTGCTAGCGCCGGTGCAACTGCAATTGCAGGATTATTTCGAGGGGCACCGTCGGCAGTTCGATCTGCCTATAAACCCCCAGGGTACCGAGTTTCAGCGGCAGGTCTGGCAGGCCCTGCGCACCATTCCTTATGGGCAGACCTGGACGTATGGCCAGATGGCCGAGCACCTGGGCCGCCCCAAGGCGATGCGGGCGGTCGGGCAGGCATGCGGCCTGAACCCCTTGTGCGTCTTGGTGCCGTGCCATCGTGTGCAGGGAGCCGATGGCGGCCTGACGGGGTTCAGCTCCGGTTTGCATCGCAAAGCGACACTGCTGGATTTCGAGCGCCGTGTACGCGCTACCGGGCAAGGGCATATTCACGACAGCCTGCCCAGCCAACTGGATTTGTTCTAG
- a CDS encoding aldehyde dehydrogenase family protein yields MGQDERPERTAIREHMIIDGQAVSQSQGDPIPVYDPATAQIIAHQPEAGVPGVDRAVRAARQALEQGEWAQMLPAQRERLLLRLADLVEQHGDELARLETLNNGKLLYFSYGLEVGASAQWLRYMAGWATKISGELLSPSIAFPPGVRYHAYTRPEPVGVVAAIVPWNFPLLMAVWKIAPAMAAGCTVVLKPAEETPLTALRLAELALEAGFPPGVINVITGRGESTGAALVAHPGVDKVSFTGSTEVGKLIGHQAVDGMKRMSLELGGKSPVVIMDDCDVDTAIEGAANAIFFNQGQVCTAGSRLYVQKSIYERVVQGVADLAASMTLGSGFEQSTQIAPLISARHQQRVQSYIELGRQQGGRMLAGEGARPEQGYFVRPTVFADVAPDARILREEIFGPVVVATPFETEAQALALANDTDFGLGASVWSRDVARVQRLVSGIKAGTVWVNTHNMLDPSMPFGGYKQSGLGREHGRAAVEAYLETKSVCMAYPAT; encoded by the coding sequence ATGGGCCAGGACGAGCGTCCCGAGCGGACCGCTATTCGCGAACATATGATTATTGACGGCCAGGCCGTCAGCCAATCCCAGGGCGATCCCATCCCCGTATACGACCCGGCGACGGCGCAGATCATCGCGCATCAGCCCGAAGCGGGCGTGCCGGGCGTGGACCGGGCCGTGCGGGCTGCCAGGCAGGCGCTGGAGCAGGGCGAATGGGCCCAGATGCTGCCTGCCCAGCGAGAGCGCCTTTTGTTGCGACTGGCCGATCTGGTCGAGCAGCACGGTGATGAGCTGGCCCGTCTGGAAACACTGAACAATGGCAAGCTTTTGTACTTTTCCTATGGCCTGGAAGTCGGTGCCAGCGCCCAGTGGCTGCGCTATATGGCCGGCTGGGCCACCAAGATCAGCGGCGAGCTGCTCTCGCCGTCCATCGCTTTTCCGCCTGGCGTGCGCTATCACGCCTATACGCGGCCCGAGCCGGTCGGCGTGGTGGCCGCCATCGTACCGTGGAACTTTCCGCTGTTGATGGCCGTCTGGAAAATCGCGCCTGCTATGGCGGCCGGTTGCACCGTCGTGCTCAAGCCCGCCGAAGAAACGCCGCTGACGGCCCTACGCTTGGCGGAACTGGCACTGGAGGCGGGCTTTCCGCCCGGCGTCATCAACGTCATTACCGGCCGGGGCGAGAGCACGGGCGCGGCCCTTGTGGCCCATCCTGGCGTGGACAAGGTGTCGTTCACGGGTTCGACCGAAGTGGGCAAGCTGATCGGCCATCAGGCCGTGGACGGCATGAAGCGCATGTCGCTGGAGCTGGGCGGCAAGTCCCCGGTCGTCATCATGGATGATTGCGATGTGGATACCGCCATCGAAGGCGCGGCCAATGCGATCTTCTTCAATCAGGGCCAGGTCTGCACGGCCGGGTCGCGCCTGTATGTGCAGAAAAGTATTTACGAGCGTGTGGTGCAGGGAGTGGCAGATCTGGCTGCGTCTATGACGCTGGGCTCGGGCTTTGAACAGTCCACGCAGATCGCGCCTTTGATTTCCGCCCGCCACCAGCAGCGTGTGCAGTCGTATATCGAGCTGGGCCGTCAGCAGGGCGGGCGCATGCTGGCCGGCGAGGGCGCGCGCCCCGAACAGGGGTATTTCGTGCGTCCTACCGTGTTTGCCGATGTGGCCCCGGATGCGCGTATCCTGCGCGAAGAGATTTTCGGGCCTGTGGTGGTGGCCACGCCCTTCGAGACCGAAGCGCAGGCGCTGGCATTGGCCAATGACACGGATTTCGGCTTGGGGGCCAGCGTGTGGAGCCGGGATGTGGCCCGCGTACAACGCCTGGTGTCGGGCATCAAGGCTGGCACGGTCTGGGTCAATACCCACAATATGTTGGACCCCAGCATGCCGTTCGGTGGTTACAAGCAGTCGGGGCTGGGCCGTGAGCATGGCCGTGCCGCCGTAGAGGCCTATCTAGAAACCAAATCGGTCTGCATGGCGTATCCGGCGACCTAG
- a CDS encoding transporter, translating to MHATLRRVGVALSLSGLCAGTAVAGDPSARDWIPAPVGTNLLAVYMAGLKSSGFYQNGSRLDDSPKLGVQGLVYRQMHFRELAGKTVQYELIVPGFRTTLDLPGEPRDRLSGIGDVIAGAAVWLHNDPENRFWFAWEPFITAPTGRYHGSRADISPGKNRWSTIQDFAVVKGFGESSYLEGVLEFEFYGKNNNYYGQTLKKDTAIRLMALASTNLTEKTYVGLRYRYETGGREKIAGETVVSRARNHQLAAEITHQLTDAHQVQLQYIHDLKVENGPRMRGLQFRYVYAF from the coding sequence ATGCACGCAACCTTACGGCGCGTGGGCGTCGCGCTTTCCCTGTCCGGGCTGTGCGCCGGTACGGCTGTGGCTGGTGACCCCAGCGCCCGCGACTGGATTCCGGCACCGGTAGGCACCAATTTGCTGGCGGTGTACATGGCCGGCCTGAAATCCAGCGGTTTTTATCAGAATGGCTCGCGTCTGGACGATAGCCCCAAGCTGGGCGTTCAGGGGCTGGTCTATCGCCAGATGCACTTTCGCGAACTGGCCGGCAAAACCGTGCAGTACGAACTGATCGTGCCGGGCTTCAGAACCACGCTGGATCTGCCCGGCGAACCGCGCGATCGTCTGAGCGGCATCGGCGATGTCATTGCAGGGGCTGCCGTTTGGCTGCATAACGACCCCGAAAATCGCTTCTGGTTTGCCTGGGAACCCTTTATTACTGCGCCTACGGGCCGCTATCACGGTTCGCGCGCCGACATCTCGCCGGGTAAGAACCGCTGGAGCACCATTCAGGATTTTGCCGTGGTCAAAGGCTTTGGCGAATCGTCCTATTTGGAAGGCGTGCTGGAATTCGAGTTCTACGGCAAAAACAATAATTACTACGGCCAGACACTGAAAAAAGACACGGCTATTCGTCTGATGGCGCTGGCTTCGACCAATCTGACCGAAAAAACCTATGTCGGCTTGCGTTATCGCTACGAGACCGGCGGGCGCGAAAAAATTGCCGGTGAAACCGTCGTCAGCCGGGCGCGCAACCATCAGTTGGCAGCCGAAATCACCCATCAGCTGACCGATGCGCATCAGGTGCAACTGCAGTACATCCATGATTTGAAAGTTGAGAACGGCCCACGCATGCGCGGGCTGCAGTTCCGTTATGTCTACGCGTTCTGA
- a CDS encoding amine dehydrogenase large subunit, which produces MKSMYRKTAAASLLGLTLAAAAHAQDKPREVLTGGHSVAAPQENRIYVMDSVFNHLTESRVHVFDVTNGKFLGMVPTSFNGHVQLSNDGKKIYTMTTYHERVTRGKRTDVVEVWDADKLTFDKEIIIPPKRVQGLNYDGMFRQTTDGRFIILQNASPATSLGVVDVAKGDYVQDITAAAGCWSVIPQPNRPRSFMTICGDGALLTLNLDESGKVASQSRSKPMFSTKDDPIFIAPALQKDKVSFVSFYGNVYTADFSGEEIKLEEPWSLLNDQDRAKNWVPGGYNLVGLHQASGRLYVLMHPDGKEGTHKFPAAEIWVMDTKTKQRVARIPGRDALAMSINQKADRLLTLDGGNVHVYDISQPEPVYLRTIEGAAEASLQVQSHPSGG; this is translated from the coding sequence ATGAAGTCTATGTACAGAAAAACTGCCGCTGCGTCGCTGCTAGGGCTGACCCTGGCCGCAGCCGCGCACGCGCAAGACAAGCCGCGTGAAGTCCTGACGGGTGGCCACAGCGTCGCGGCACCACAAGAAAACCGGATCTATGTCATGGATTCGGTGTTCAACCACCTGACCGAGAGCCGCGTGCACGTTTTTGACGTCACCAACGGCAAGTTTCTGGGCATGGTGCCTACGTCCTTCAACGGTCATGTGCAGTTGTCCAACGACGGCAAGAAGATCTACACCATGACCACCTATCACGAGCGGGTTACGCGCGGCAAACGCACCGATGTGGTGGAAGTCTGGGATGCCGACAAACTGACCTTCGACAAGGAAATCATTATCCCGCCCAAGCGCGTGCAGGGCCTGAATTACGACGGCATGTTCCGTCAGACGACCGATGGGCGTTTCATCATCTTGCAAAATGCCTCGCCGGCGACCTCGCTGGGGGTGGTGGATGTGGCTAAAGGCGATTATGTGCAGGACATCACGGCGGCGGCCGGTTGCTGGAGCGTGATTCCCCAGCCCAACCGGCCACGTAGTTTCATGACGATCTGCGGCGACGGGGCCTTGTTGACCCTTAATCTGGACGAGAGCGGCAAGGTCGCCAGTCAGTCGCGCAGCAAACCCATGTTCTCGACCAAAGACGATCCAATCTTCATTGCCCCGGCTTTGCAGAAGGACAAGGTCAGCTTTGTGTCTTTCTACGGCAATGTCTATACAGCGGACTTCAGCGGCGAAGAGATCAAGCTTGAAGAGCCCTGGTCGCTGCTGAACGACCAGGACAGGGCCAAGAACTGGGTGCCCGGCGGCTACAACCTGGTCGGCCTGCACCAGGCCAGCGGGCGCTTGTATGTCCTGATGCACCCGGACGGCAAAGAAGGCACGCATAAATTCCCGGCCGCTGAAATCTGGGTCATGGATACCAAAACCAAGCAGCGGGTGGCACGCATTCCGGGGCGCGATGCCTTGGCCATGAGCATCAATCAGAAGGCCGATCGCTTGCTGACGCTGGATGGCGGCAACGTCCATGTCTATGACATCAGTCAGCCCGAACCTGTGTATCTGCGCACCATCGAAGGCGCTGCCGAGGCATCTTTGCAGGTGCAGTCCCATCCGAGCGGAGGTTGA
- a CDS encoding MauE/DoxX family redox-associated membrane protein has product MDPILAYASVACLAVLMGLGALDKLRHFSLFEAAVGGYRLLPEVLLRPFSLVFVAGEALAAPLLLWPGSRQAGAALALAVLAVATLGIVLNLLQGRRDVDCGCSGLGESSAGLSWWLVGRNTLLAMLAVAGSGWLAQSARELTWMDGLTFFGATLALLGLYHAANQLIESHLKFQKIQNS; this is encoded by the coding sequence ATGGACCCGATCCTGGCCTATGCCAGCGTGGCTTGTCTGGCGGTATTGATGGGCTTGGGGGCCCTGGACAAGTTGCGCCATTTCAGCCTGTTCGAGGCGGCCGTAGGGGGCTATCGGCTGCTGCCAGAAGTACTGTTGCGTCCTTTTTCCCTTGTGTTCGTGGCAGGCGAGGCCTTGGCGGCACCTTTGCTGTTGTGGCCGGGCAGTCGTCAGGCCGGTGCGGCGCTGGCGCTGGCGGTACTGGCGGTGGCGACCTTGGGCATTGTGCTCAATCTGCTGCAAGGGCGTCGGGATGTGGATTGCGGTTGCTCGGGCCTGGGCGAATCCTCGGCCGGTCTGTCCTGGTGGCTGGTGGGGCGCAATACCTTGCTGGCCATGCTGGCGGTGGCCGGCAGCGGCTGGCTGGCGCAGAGCGCGCGCGAACTGACCTGGATGGACGGTTTGACCTTTTTTGGCGCGACCCTGGCGCTGCTGGGTTTGTATCACGCGGCCAATCAACTGATCGAATCGCATTTGAAATTTCAGAAGATACAGAACTCTTAG
- the mauD gene encoding methylamine dehydrogenase accessory protein MauD, protein MTALMISNVILWVVVLALVLVVLALSRQIGVLYERVAPMGALTMDKGPQVGDAAPVLELQDLRGRAVTVGVARPRSQLIFFMSPTCPVCKKLLPILKSIQGSEGQWVDIVLASDGEMPEHLAFYQKAQLDAFPYVLSTQLGMGFQISKLPYAVLIDESGVVRAKGLVNSREQLESLFNAKELGVASAQEYLAGAAGMKQVQVSRKENVNALAG, encoded by the coding sequence ATGACTGCTTTAATGATTTCCAACGTAATTTTATGGGTGGTCGTACTGGCGCTGGTGCTGGTCGTGCTGGCCCTGTCGCGCCAGATCGGTGTGCTGTACGAGCGCGTGGCTCCGATGGGCGCATTGACGATGGACAAGGGGCCGCAAGTGGGCGATGCCGCGCCGGTGCTGGAGCTGCAGGACCTGCGTGGCCGCGCCGTGACAGTGGGTGTGGCGCGTCCGCGCAGCCAACTGATCTTTTTCATGTCGCCTACCTGCCCGGTCTGCAAGAAGCTGCTGCCTATTCTGAAGTCCATTCAGGGCTCGGAAGGCCAGTGGGTCGATATCGTGCTGGCCAGCGACGGCGAAATGCCCGAGCACCTGGCCTTTTATCAGAAGGCCCAACTGGATGCCTTTCCGTATGTGTTGTCTACCCAATTGGGCATGGGGTTCCAGATCAGCAAACTGCCTTATGCCGTGTTGATCGATGAATCCGGCGTGGTGCGGGCCAAGGGCTTGGTCAATTCGCGCGAACAGCTCGAAAGTTTGTTCAACGCCAAGGAATTGGGAGTGGCGTCGGCTCAGGAGTATCTGGCGGGCGCAGCGGGCATGAAGCAAGTGCAGGTATCACGTAAGGAGAACGTCAATGCGTTGGCTGGATAA
- a CDS encoding methylamine dehydrogenase light chain encodes MRWLDKLGETFSRSVAHKTSRRSMLRTVGKVMVGSAFVLPVLPVARAAGGGGHPSLDLDKVSDEELNSCDYWRHCAVDGFLCSCCGGTTTTCPPGSTPSPISWIGTCHNPHDGKDYLISYHDCCGKTACGRCQCNTQTRERPGYEFFLHNDVNWCMANENSTFHCTTSVLVGLAKN; translated from the coding sequence ATGCGTTGGCTGGATAAACTCGGGGAGACTTTCTCCCGCTCGGTGGCCCATAAGACATCGCGGCGCAGCATGCTGCGTACCGTGGGCAAGGTCATGGTGGGCTCGGCATTCGTGCTGCCTGTGCTGCCGGTGGCGCGGGCCGCGGGGGGCGGGGGGCATCCCAGCCTGGATCTGGATAAGGTCAGCGACGAGGAGCTGAACTCGTGCGACTACTGGCGTCATTGCGCGGTGGATGGTTTCTTGTGTTCCTGCTGCGGCGGCACCACGACCACTTGCCCGCCCGGCTCCACGCCATCGCCCATTTCGTGGATCGGCACCTGCCACAACCCGCATGACGGCAAGGATTACCTGATCAGCTATCACGACTGCTGCGGCAAGACCGCCTGCGGACGTTGCCAGTGCAATACGCAGACGCGTGAGCGGCCCGGCTACGAGTTTTTCCTGCACAACGATGTCAACTGGTGCATGGCCAACGAGAACAGCACGTTCCATTGCACGACATCGGTATTGGTGGGCCTGGCAAAAAATTGA
- a CDS encoding cytochrome C: MFTRLRLAGWSALLLLLTPVAVAQEEMAATGDYLQSSQAFKDYMLQCAGCHRYDGRGLSHRGIPDFNQSIGLFTRLPAGRQYMIRVPGAAQSQLDNAELARVLNWIVAKYSPEDIAPDYRPFTSAEVGASRRQRFDDVLPARLALTRQLQAMGLEPAPYTYGSTDR, from the coding sequence GTGTTCACACGTTTGCGCCTGGCCGGTTGGAGCGCTTTGCTGCTGTTGTTGACGCCGGTGGCGGTTGCCCAAGAGGAAATGGCCGCAACTGGCGATTATTTGCAAAGCTCACAGGCTTTCAAGGATTACATGCTGCAATGCGCAGGCTGCCATCGTTACGATGGGCGCGGCTTGTCGCATCGCGGCATTCCGGATTTCAATCAGTCCATAGGACTGTTTACGCGCTTGCCGGCCGGACGCCAGTACATGATACGGGTGCCGGGCGCAGCCCAGTCGCAACTGGACAATGCGGAATTGGCACGGGTGCTGAATTGGATTGTGGCCAAGTACAGCCCCGAGGACATCGCCCCGGACTATCGGCCTTTTACCTCGGCCGAAGTGGGCGCATCGCGCCGCCAGCGCTTTGACGATGTGCTGCCCGCCCGCCTGGCGCTGACTCGGCAACTGCAGGCGATGGGGCTGGAGCCGGCACCGTACACCTATGGCTCCACCGACCGCTGA
- a CDS encoding AraC-like ligand-binding domain-containing protein: MLLRTPSSSFKSLAAWQEVVCDYFVPLEIQPASRRGFCNLAANDRLGAVDVTELRTSAQRVRRTQALASQSEQTLYKVTLQLSGSSQIEQDKRCSVLQAGQWGIYDTTRPYEVSVADQSHFLVLQFPEERLLSWQPWLRGAVARSFSAASGPARIAVDMLRLGLEERGHLSPSALAELSETVIRMMGLSLAEGRPVATESALDEVRRGQLLQIQQYVQGHLGDPGLTAQALAAQFRISRRYLYKLFERQGQAPADYILAARLERACQMLADGNPGRQIGELAWQTGFSDAAVFSHAFRRRFGVSPTQWRRAQGQTD; this comes from the coding sequence ATGCTATTGCGTACACCTTCGTCCTCGTTCAAGAGCCTGGCGGCCTGGCAGGAAGTGGTGTGCGATTATTTCGTGCCTCTGGAGATCCAGCCGGCTTCGCGGCGTGGTTTTTGCAATCTGGCGGCCAACGATCGTCTGGGCGCGGTGGACGTGACCGAGCTGCGCACCAGCGCCCAGCGCGTGCGGCGCACGCAGGCATTGGCCAGCCAGTCCGAACAGACCTTGTACAAGGTTACCTTGCAACTGAGCGGCAGCAGCCAGATCGAGCAGGACAAGCGTTGCAGCGTGCTGCAGGCCGGGCAGTGGGGTATTTACGATACGACCCGCCCCTACGAAGTGTCCGTTGCGGATCAATCCCATTTTTTGGTATTGCAGTTCCCGGAGGAGCGACTGCTGTCCTGGCAGCCTTGGTTGCGCGGCGCGGTGGCGCGCTCTTTTTCCGCCGCCAGCGGCCCGGCGCGCATTGCCGTGGACATGCTGCGGTTGGGACTGGAAGAACGCGGTCATCTGTCGCCCTCCGCTCTGGCGGAGCTGTCCGAGACGGTGATCCGCATGATGGGCCTGAGCCTGGCCGAGGGGCGTCCCGTCGCCACCGAGTCGGCGTTGGACGAAGTGCGGCGCGGGCAATTGCTGCAGATTCAGCAGTATGTGCAGGGGCACTTGGGCGACCCGGGTCTGACCGCCCAGGCGTTGGCGGCGCAGTTCCGTATTTCGCGCCGCTACCTGTATAAATTGTTCGAACGCCAGGGCCAGGCTCCGGCGGATTACATTCTGGCGGCTCGTCTGGAGCGGGCCTGTCAGATGCTGGCTGACGGTAATCCAGGTCGCCAGATCGGCGAGCTGGCCTGGCAGACCGGCTTTTCGGATGCCGCCGTGTTCAGTCATGCTTTTCGGCGTCGCTTTGGTGTATCGCCGACGCAGTGGCGGCGTGCCCAGGGGCAAACAGATTAA
- the hemE gene encoding uroporphyrinogen decarboxylase — MSLPQLKNDVLLRSLLREPVPYTPIWLMRQAGRYLPEYNATRAQAGSFMGLAQNPEFACEVTLQPLRRFDLDAAILFSDILTIPDAMGLGLDFVAGEGPRFARPVRTEADVQALAVPDMAKLQYVFDAVSLIRKELDGKVPLIGFAGSPWTIACYMVEGQGSDDYRLVKSMLYQRPDLMHRMLEINARTTQQYLNAQIRAGAQAVMLFDSWGGVLSDSLFQQFSLQYTRQVVDGLIREHDGRRVPVIVFTKGGGQWLEDIVTCGADAVGVDWTVNLARARTRLQDQVAFQGNLDPMTMFGGEAAIRAEARRVLDDFGQVGQGGHVFNFGHGISRFTDPEAVGILVDEVHAYSRQFHSV, encoded by the coding sequence GTGTCTTTACCTCAATTGAAAAACGATGTCTTGCTGCGTTCGCTGCTGCGCGAACCTGTTCCTTACACGCCCATCTGGCTGATGCGCCAGGCGGGCCGCTACCTGCCCGAATACAATGCCACGCGTGCGCAGGCCGGATCGTTCATGGGGTTGGCCCAGAATCCCGAATTTGCCTGCGAAGTCACCTTACAGCCTTTGCGCCGCTTCGATCTGGACGCCGCCATTCTGTTCTCCGATATCCTGACCATTCCCGATGCGATGGGCCTGGGCCTGGATTTCGTGGCCGGCGAAGGTCCGCGTTTTGCCCGTCCCGTGCGCACCGAAGCCGATGTGCAGGCGTTGGCCGTGCCCGACATGGCCAAGCTGCAATACGTGTTCGATGCCGTATCCCTGATCCGCAAGGAACTGGATGGCAAGGTGCCGCTGATCGGTTTTGCCGGCAGCCCCTGGACCATTGCTTGCTATATGGTCGAAGGCCAGGGTTCGGACGATTACCGTCTGGTCAAGAGCATGCTGTATCAGCGTCCTGATCTTATGCACCGCATGCTGGAGATCAATGCACGCACTACCCAGCAATACCTGAACGCCCAGATCCGCGCCGGCGCGCAGGCCGTCATGCTGTTCGACAGCTGGGGCGGCGTGCTGTCGGACTCTTTGTTCCAGCAGTTTTCCCTGCAGTACACCCGTCAGGTGGTCGATGGCCTGATCCGCGAACACGATGGCCGCCGCGTGCCGGTCATCGTGTTTACCAAAGGTGGCGGTCAGTGGCTGGAAGACATCGTTACCTGCGGTGCGGACGCCGTCGGCGTGGATTGGACGGTTAATCTGGCTCGTGCCCGCACCCGTCTCCAGGATCAGGTTGCCTTCCAGGGCAATCTGGACCCCATGACCATGTTCGGTGGCGAAGCGGCCATTCGCGCCGAAGCCCGCCGTGTGCTGGACGACTTTGGCCAGGTGGGGCAGGGCGGCCATGTATTTAATTTTGGTCACGGTATTTCGCGTTTTACCGACCCCGAGGCTGTCGGCATTCTGGTCGACGAAGTCCACGCCTACAGTCGCCAGTTCCATAGCGTCTGA
- a CDS encoding primosomal protein N': MHVALDVPLEGVFDYQHTSPVQIGQRVIVSFGRRQMVGVVVALPQQPSYPPAQVKAVEQVLDDLPPFPADWLRMARFAAAYYHRPLGEVMMPALPGPLRKPSAYLGKRSAGGPVLRMAKRKPRQVEPVDPDLLPVLNPEQQVAVDGILAARGGGCVLLHGVTGSGKTEVYMRVLEQVLAAGRQVLFMVPEINLTPQFEQVLRARLARVLPGDVLAVLHSGLSEGERLRAWLRVAGGQARILLGTRLSIFTPMPELGLIIVDEEHDTSYKQQDGLRYSARDLAVWRGHDLKVPVVLGSATPSLESWNHARQGRYALLSLPNRARAVSLPRVRLVDTRHLRLESGFSPQLLDALEACLDRGEQSLVFINRRGYAPVLHCASCGWLSQCPRCTVYTVLHRQSGFRHNLQCHHCGYQAPVPRACPDCGDQDLQPMGRGTQRIEEFLGEHFPAARIARIDADSTRRKGSAQHLFSQVHAGEVDIMVGTQMVAKGHDFTRLSVVGVLNADATLFAHDFRAPERLFAQLMQVAGRAGRHTEGADVIIQTAYPEQAVYQSLVRHDYLGFAQSALAERESVGLPPYAYQVLLSAEAAQLADAIRLLTQARRLPEDNPQDYPGSDQVFLYDPVPLRVVRVARVERAQLLLESAHRPALQAFVRSWGPQVAELARQQKIRITLEVDPLEI, from the coding sequence ATGCATGTGGCGCTGGATGTCCCCCTGGAGGGTGTGTTCGACTACCAGCACACCAGCCCGGTGCAGATCGGGCAACGGGTAATCGTCAGCTTTGGCCGGCGACAAATGGTGGGGGTCGTGGTGGCATTGCCCCAACAGCCTTCTTATCCGCCTGCGCAGGTCAAAGCGGTGGAACAGGTGTTGGACGACTTGCCGCCTTTTCCGGCAGATTGGTTGCGCATGGCGCGTTTCGCCGCCGCGTATTACCACCGCCCGCTGGGCGAAGTCATGATGCCGGCCTTGCCTGGGCCACTGCGCAAGCCCTCGGCCTATCTGGGCAAGCGTTCGGCCGGCGGGCCAGTACTGCGCATGGCCAAGCGCAAGCCGCGTCAGGTCGAACCCGTAGATCCTGACCTTTTGCCTGTGCTCAACCCCGAGCAGCAGGTCGCGGTGGATGGCATTCTGGCCGCTCGCGGCGGTGGCTGCGTGCTGCTGCATGGGGTTACCGGCAGCGGCAAGACCGAAGTCTATATGCGGGTGCTGGAGCAGGTGCTGGCCGCAGGCCGGCAGGTGCTGTTCATGGTGCCCGAGATCAATCTGACCCCGCAGTTCGAGCAGGTGCTGCGCGCTCGTCTGGCGCGGGTGCTGCCGGGCGATGTATTGGCGGTTCTGCACAGCGGCCTGTCCGAAGGCGAACGCTTACGCGCCTGGCTGCGCGTGGCAGGGGGGCAGGCGCGCATTTTGCTGGGTACACGCCTGTCTATTTTCACGCCTATGCCCGAGCTGGGCTTGATCATCGTGGACGAAGAGCACGATACGTCCTACAAGCAGCAGGACGGTCTGCGGTATTCGGCGCGAGACCTGGCAGTGTGGCGGGGCCATGACCTGAAAGTGCCCGTGGTGCTGGGCTCGGCGACGCCGTCGCTGGAAAGTTGGAACCATGCCCGTCAGGGGCGTTACGCCTTGCTGAGTTTGCCTAATCGGGCCAGGGCCGTGTCTTTGCCTCGGGTGCGATTGGTGGATACGCGTCACCTGCGTCTGGAGTCCGGTTTTTCGCCACAATTGCTTGATGCATTGGAAGCGTGTCTGGACCGGGGCGAACAATCGCTGGTGTTCATCAATCGGCGTGGCTATGCGCCTGTGTTGCATTGCGCATCCTGTGGGTGGCTGTCGCAGTGTCCGCGCTGTACGGTATATACCGTTTTGCACAGGCAGTCTGGGTTTCGTCATAATTTGCAATGTCACCACTGTGGGTATCAAGCGCCTGTGCCACGCGCCTGCCCGGATTGCGGCGACCAGGATCTGCAGCCTATGGGTCGGGGTACGCAGCGTATCGAGGAGTTCCTGGGCGAACATTTCCCCGCAGCGCGGATTGCCCGCATCGATGCCGACAGCACGCGACGCAAGGGCAGTGCCCAGCATTTGTTCAGTCAGGTGCATGCCGGCGAGGTGGACATCATGGTGGGCACCCAGATGGTGGCCAAGGGGCACGATTTCACCCGGCTTAGTGTCGTAGGCGTGCTCAATGCCGATGCCACCTTGTTTGCCCACGATTTCCGTGCGCCGGAGCGCTTGTTCGCTCAATTGATGCAGGTGGCGGGGCGGGCGGGCCGTCATACTGAAGGGGCCGATGTCATCATCCAGACGGCCTACCCGGAGCAGGCGGTCTACCAAAGCCTGGTGCGCCACGATTACCTGGGCTTTGCTCAGTCGGCCTTGGCCGAACGCGAATCGGTTGGTTTGCCGCCGTATGCCTATCAGGTCCTGTTGTCGGCCGAAGCCGCTCAACTGGCCGATGCCATTCGTCTGCTGACGCAGGCACGGCGGTTGCCCGAAGACAATCCCCAGGACTACCCCGGCTCCGATCAGGTATTCCTGTATGATCCTGTGCCGCTGCGCGTGGTGCGCGTGGCCCGGGTTGAACGTGCTCAACTGCTGCTGGAAAGCGCGCACAGACCCGCCTTGCAGGCTTTTGTGCGATCCTGGGGCCCACAGGTCGCAGAGCTGGCCCGCCAGCAGAAAATTCGTATTACCCTCGAAGTTGACCCCCTGGAAATCTAG